In Caldisphaera lagunensis DSM 15908, a single genomic region encodes these proteins:
- a CDS encoding class I SAM-dependent methyltransferase, protein MEIFEFEPFKGIALLPKESKSIIKNEQATINCGRDRADYINKENDKIIIKFNEKIFEIDYDVLEKHVNRRSVLLIDKDYYEAEVRSTNNYYKLVPVNDTYYTTLEINGIHMHRIKGITPMEDAKRKVEVAAVRKGVRVLEIGTGLGYTAINSLKFGAREVITIEKDQNVLWLAERNPWSYELNSEKIKIILGNAFDIIKDFNNEFDIIIHDPPRFTSNSSELYSIEFYKYLYSALKRNGVLFHYTGEPGRVKGKGFPLKISGKLKDVGFEVLRYDSIAMGIKAIKK, encoded by the coding sequence TTGGAAATATTTGAATTTGAACCATTTAAAGGAATCGCGCTATTACCAAAAGAATCTAAAAGTATAATAAAAAATGAACAAGCTACAATTAATTGTGGAAGGGATAGAGCAGATTATATAAATAAAGAAAATGATAAAATTATAATTAAATTCAATGAAAAAATATTTGAGATAGATTATGATGTATTAGAAAAACATGTTAATAGAAGATCTGTGCTTTTAATCGATAAAGATTATTATGAGGCAGAGGTAAGAAGTACAAACAATTATTATAAATTGGTTCCCGTTAATGATACATATTATACCACTCTTGAGATTAATGGAATACATATGCATAGAATAAAAGGTATTACCCCGATGGAAGACGCGAAAAGAAAAGTTGAGGTAGCAGCTGTAAGAAAGGGGGTCAGAGTATTAGAAATAGGAACTGGTCTTGGATATACAGCAATAAATTCCCTAAAATTTGGGGCCAGAGAGGTTATTACAATAGAAAAAGATCAAAATGTTTTATGGTTGGCAGAAAGAAATCCATGGAGTTATGAATTAAATTCTGAAAAAATTAAAATTATTTTGGGGAATGCATTTGATATAATAAAAGATTTTAATAATGAATTTGACATAATTATACATGATCCACCTCGGTTTACATCAAATAGTAGTGAATTATATTCAATAGAATTTTATAAATATCTTTATTCCGCATTAAAAAGAAATGGTGTATTATTCCATTATACTGGAGAACCGGGTAGAGTTAAAGGTAAAGGTTTTCCATTAAAAATATCGGGCAAATTAAAAGATGTAGGATTTGAGGTATTGAGATATGATAGCATAGCAATGGGTATTAAAGCTATAAAGAAATAA
- a CDS encoding mechanosensitive ion channel family protein, which produces MAEIISIVAIVVTIYLFVNFLAIFIHRLQEYMYVVRDVLYLAAGLLIVRSIGNGIIRSLFPKYRERSLSVGNLVKIVGYIIVIIAVIAFTKISTTVALFGGTVTGLVLGYALQPTLDNLFSGILILTTGFIKPGERVRVINWRLPYQWASNPGYKYFSPDYIIPGYDGKVVEVGLFASSIITDQGYELKITNSHILGGGIIKYQTIWEDNFTGSIRVEIPISDMEAFELHAKKVLSKFDDKASFYLTEQSDKNYLIYLVKISVPKDQNWLQLKDSILRELLSYKNSDKQKTQ; this is translated from the coding sequence TTGGCAGAAATTATTTCAATAGTCGCTATAGTTGTAACAATATACCTGTTTGTTAACTTTTTAGCAATTTTTATCCATAGATTACAAGAGTACATGTATGTTGTAAGAGATGTTCTTTATTTAGCAGCGGGTTTGTTAATAGTTAGAAGTATAGGTAATGGTATTATAAGAAGCTTATTTCCTAAATATAGGGAAAGATCTTTATCAGTTGGTAATCTTGTAAAAATAGTAGGTTATATTATAGTTATCATAGCAGTAATAGCTTTTACAAAAATTAGCACTACGGTAGCATTATTTGGAGGTACTGTAACAGGTTTGGTTTTAGGTTATGCTCTGCAACCTACTTTAGATAACTTATTTTCTGGAATACTAATATTAACAACAGGATTTATTAAGCCTGGAGAAAGAGTAAGGGTAATAAATTGGCGTTTACCATATCAATGGGCTTCAAATCCAGGATACAAATATTTCTCGCCAGATTATATAATACCTGGATATGATGGAAAGGTAGTAGAAGTTGGCTTATTTGCATCTTCAATTATAACAGATCAAGGCTATGAATTAAAGATAACAAATAGCCATATTTTGGGTGGGGGTATTATCAAATATCAAACGATATGGGAAGATAACTTTACTGGCTCTATTAGAGTAGAAATACCAATAAGCGATATGGAAGCATTTGAATTACATGCAAAAAAAGTATTAAGTAAATTTGATGATAAGGCAAGCTTTTATTTAACGGAACAAAGCGATAAAAATTATTTAATATATTTAGTTAAAATATCTGTACCTAAAGATCAAAACTGGTTGCAATTAAAAGATAGCATATTAAGGGAGCTTTTGTCATACAAAAATTCAGATAAACAAAAAACTCAATAA